In one Bryobacteraceae bacterium genomic region, the following are encoded:
- a CDS encoding sugar phosphate isomerase/epimerase, which produces MTTRRSFLAAAIAAPALETAFAAKAAKVPFHLGVATYSLRKLSRADAIAAIKKMGVSYVSVKSFHLPLEGSVAEIKAGADEFRKAGLTILSGGNISLNSPDEAKLRANFEYAKAAGMPMIVCAPTHETLPTVHKLVKEYNIKAAIHNHGPEDKHFPSPQSVLDAIKGFDPRVGLCIDIGHTARTGVNVVESIKLAGSRLLDMHVKDLKDLSKKESQCAVGEGAMPIREVFATLKKMNYRGGCMLEYEINADNPVPGMIQSFDFMRKTIDGLSS; this is translated from the coding sequence ATGACCACCCGACGTTCCTTCCTGGCCGCCGCGATTGCGGCTCCGGCGCTCGAGACGGCATTCGCCGCAAAGGCCGCCAAGGTCCCGTTCCACCTTGGTGTCGCCACCTACTCGCTCCGCAAACTGTCGCGCGCCGATGCGATCGCGGCCATAAAGAAGATGGGAGTTTCCTACGTCAGCGTCAAATCTTTCCATCTGCCGCTCGAAGGTTCGGTCGCCGAGATCAAAGCTGGCGCCGACGAGTTCCGCAAGGCAGGCCTCACGATTCTTAGCGGCGGCAACATCTCGCTGAATTCGCCGGACGAAGCGAAGCTGCGCGCCAACTTCGAGTACGCCAAGGCGGCGGGCATGCCGATGATCGTCTGCGCGCCCACGCACGAGACCCTCCCCACGGTCCACAAGCTGGTCAAGGAATACAACATCAAGGCGGCGATCCACAACCACGGTCCCGAGGACAAGCACTTTCCGTCGCCGCAATCGGTGCTCGACGCGATCAAGGGCTTCGACCCGCGCGTCGGCCTGTGCATCGATATCGGGCACACGGCCCGTACCGGCGTGAATGTCGTCGAGTCGATCAAGCTGGCCGGTTCGCGCCTCCTCGACATGCACGTGAAGGACCTGAAAGACCTCTCAAAGAAAGAGAGCCAATGCGCGGTGGGCGAAGGCGCAATGCCCATCCGGGAGGTTTTCGCCACGCTCAAGAAGATGAACTATCGCGGCGGATGCATGCTCGAGTATGAGATCAACGCCGACAACCCCGTGCCGGGCATGATTCAGTCGTTCGACTTCATGCGCAAGACGATCGACGGCCTTTCGAGCTGA
- a CDS encoding DUF1553 domain-containing protein gives MRVCFLALAVTLSAAPVDFNRDIRPIFSDKCFTCHGPDQSKRPTPLRLDTAEGIAHAVKPGDPAGSVILERLRSGDPARRMPPKYAGHDPLPAAKIALIEQWIREGARWQSHWAFVAPKRSAPPDVKQAGWVRTPIDRFILSRLEREGLEPSPEAPKETLLRRVSLDLTGLPPTPAELDAFLADASANAYEHAVARLMDSPRYGERMAVRWLDAARYADTNGYQNDQERYMWRWRDWVIDAFNRNMPFDRFTIEQLAGDLLPDPTLDQRVATGFNRNHRGNAENGTDPEEYQVEYAVDRLETTATVWMGLTLGCARCHDHKYDPLSQRDFYRFYAYFNNVSDRGRYFKYGNTPPFVLAPTADESTRLASLDHDLAAARRRFEAERAAAGEPPAAGTWTFDERLIAAHDAEAVLDGRRSIDLGDKADFDFYDKFTVAARLRAESPNGGVIGRYGESERGWGLFLIDGKLQLRVDTSSISDRVRIETIEPLPAGQWIHVAASYDGSRLAAGMKIYVDGAEAGTRVLIDESLNSTRAGKGTMLRLGHGPKKGEFLTGAIRDARVWDRAIEPDRIAAIAQPDSAERRRFVFYDSGRAPALTASWKELRRLELAREQLVDSFSTVMVMDERTHVRPTHILYRGAFDARRERVDPALPAALPPMPAGLPNSRLGLARWLTSPNHPLTARVTVNRYWQMLFGTGIVRTVEDFGSQGAAPTHPELLDWLAVEFIESGWDVKRLLETIVTSAVYRQSSVVTPALLDRDPENQLLARAPRLRLPAEALRDQALFAAGLLTADVGGPSVKPYQPAGLWEELSNAGAYKNDHGGKLYRRSLYTFWKRTLGPPAMLAFDSAARETCVVRETRTNTPIQALNLMNDVTYTEASRVLAQRMILEGAADRLGYGFRLATARLPEPPEREILSATLARYSDRYASRPADAGKLLAHGEHARDERIPDAELAAYTAVASLILNLDETITRE, from the coding sequence ATGCGGGTTTGCTTTCTGGCGCTGGCGGTCACGCTCAGCGCGGCGCCGGTGGACTTCAACCGCGACATCCGGCCGATCTTTTCCGACAAGTGTTTCACCTGCCACGGGCCTGACCAGTCGAAGCGGCCGACGCCCCTGCGGCTGGATACCGCCGAAGGGATCGCACATGCCGTGAAGCCGGGCGACCCGGCCGGCAGCGTCATTCTCGAACGCCTCCGGTCTGGCGATCCGGCTCGCCGCATGCCTCCGAAGTACGCCGGGCACGATCCGCTCCCAGCGGCGAAGATCGCCCTCATCGAGCAATGGATTCGCGAAGGCGCGCGATGGCAGTCGCACTGGGCGTTCGTGGCGCCGAAGCGCTCCGCGCCTCCGGACGTGAAGCAGGCCGGTTGGGTGCGCACGCCGATCGACCGGTTCATCCTCTCGCGGCTGGAACGGGAGGGCCTGGAGCCGTCTCCGGAAGCCCCCAAGGAAACGCTGCTGCGGCGCGTGTCGCTCGATCTCACCGGTCTCCCGCCCACCCCTGCCGAACTCGACGCTTTTCTTGCCGACGCGTCCGCGAACGCCTACGAACACGCCGTGGCCCGCCTCATGGACTCGCCACGCTATGGCGAGCGGATGGCGGTGCGGTGGCTCGATGCGGCCCGCTACGCCGACACCAACGGCTACCAGAACGACCAGGAGCGCTATATGTGGCGCTGGCGTGATTGGGTCATCGACGCGTTCAATCGCAATATGCCATTCGATCGATTCACGATCGAGCAACTCGCCGGCGATCTGCTCCCCGATCCGACGCTCGACCAGCGCGTCGCAACGGGCTTCAACCGAAACCATCGGGGCAATGCCGAGAACGGCACTGATCCGGAAGAGTATCAGGTGGAGTACGCGGTGGACCGCCTGGAGACGACGGCCACGGTGTGGATGGGGCTCACGCTTGGCTGCGCCCGCTGCCACGATCACAAGTACGATCCGTTGTCGCAGCGCGACTTCTACCGTTTCTACGCCTACTTCAACAACGTCTCCGACCGCGGGCGCTATTTCAAATACGGCAACACGCCGCCGTTTGTGTTGGCGCCCACCGCCGACGAGTCCACCCGGCTCGCTTCGCTCGACCACGATCTTGCCGCGGCGCGCCGGCGGTTTGAGGCGGAACGCGCCGCCGCGGGTGAGCCTCCGGCCGCGGGGACCTGGACCTTCGACGAGCGCCTGATCGCCGCCCACGATGCCGAAGCTGTGCTCGACGGCAGGCGCTCGATCGACCTTGGCGACAAAGCCGACTTCGACTTCTACGACAAGTTCACCGTTGCCGCGCGCCTCCGCGCCGAATCGCCAAACGGCGGCGTCATCGGCCGCTATGGCGAATCCGAGCGCGGCTGGGGGCTTTTCCTCATCGACGGAAAACTGCAATTGCGCGTCGATACCTCGAGCATTTCCGACCGGGTCCGCATCGAAACCATCGAGCCCCTTCCAGCGGGCCAATGGATCCACGTTGCCGCGAGCTATGACGGATCTCGTCTCGCCGCCGGCATGAAGATTTATGTCGACGGCGCCGAAGCCGGCACGCGCGTCCTCATCGACGAATCGTTGAACAGCACTCGGGCGGGTAAGGGGACCATGCTCCGGCTCGGGCACGGCCCGAAGAAAGGCGAGTTCCTGACCGGCGCCATTCGAGACGCGCGCGTCTGGGATCGCGCAATCGAACCGGATCGGATCGCGGCGATTGCCCAGCCGGACTCCGCCGAACGCCGCCGCTTCGTTTTCTACGATTCCGGCCGCGCCCCCGCCCTTACGGCTTCGTGGAAAGAACTCCGCCGCCTCGAGCTCGCGCGTGAGCAACTCGTCGATTCGTTCTCCACCGTCATGGTGATGGATGAACGCACACACGTACGCCCCACGCACATTCTTTACCGCGGCGCCTTCGATGCCAGGCGCGAACGCGTGGACCCGGCTCTCCCGGCCGCACTGCCGCCGATGCCCGCCGGACTCCCGAACAGCCGGCTGGGCCTGGCGCGGTGGCTCACCAGTCCGAATCATCCACTCACCGCTCGCGTCACGGTAAACCGGTACTGGCAGATGCTTTTCGGGACCGGCATCGTTCGGACCGTCGAGGATTTCGGTTCGCAAGGCGCCGCGCCCACGCATCCGGAACTGCTCGACTGGCTCGCGGTGGAATTCATCGAGTCCGGCTGGGACGTGAAGCGCCTGCTCGAAACGATCGTGACGAGCGCCGTCTACCGGCAGTCCTCGGTGGTGACGCCGGCTCTGCTCGACCGCGATCCGGAGAATCAGCTCCTCGCGCGGGCGCCGCGATTGCGTCTCCCCGCCGAAGCGCTCCGCGACCAGGCGCTCTTCGCCGCTGGCCTGCTGACGGCCGATGTGGGCGGCCCTTCGGTAAAGCCGTACCAGCCCGCCGGGCTGTGGGAAGAACTATCGAACGCCGGCGCCTACAAGAACGATCATGGCGGAAAGTTGTATCGCCGGAGCCTTTACACTTTCTGGAAGCGAACGCTCGGTCCCCCGGCGATGCTCGCCTTCGATTCCGCGGCCCGCGAGACGTGCGTCGTCCGCGAGACCCGCACCAACACGCCGATCCAGGCGCTGAACCTGATGAACGACGTCACCTATACCGAGGCGTCTCGCGTGCTCGCGCAGCGGATGATCCTGGAAGGCGCCGCGGACCGGCTTGGCTACGGGTTCCGTCTCGCCACGGCGCGCCTGCCGGAACCGCCCGAGCGTGAAATTCTTTCGGCGACCCTCGCGCGCTACTCGGACCGCTACGCCTCGCGCCCGGCCGACGCCGGGAAGCTGCTGGCCCACGGCGAGCATGCCCGCGACGAGCGAATCCCCGATGCGGAACTCGCCGCCTACACCGCCGTGGCGAGCCTCATCCTCAACCTCGACGAGACGATCACGCGGGAGTAA